A region of Pyxidicoccus parkwaysis DNA encodes the following proteins:
- a CDS encoding SRPBCC domain-containing protein: MARRLSSGATMVRLETETRLDATPTEVWNVLSDFARYAEWNPLMLEARGEVKPGARVAMRVTSPDGSGKRYGFNATLVRAEPGVALEWKGGVPGVLSGLHYFRLSPDGTGTRLVHGEDFSGFIVTLMGRKRIEGFRPAYEGLNHALAARLRTRAAAP, from the coding sequence ATGGCGAGGCGACTCTCATCAGGAGCGACGATGGTCCGGCTGGAGACAGAGACGCGGCTCGACGCGACACCCACCGAGGTGTGGAACGTCCTCAGCGACTTCGCTCGCTACGCCGAGTGGAACCCGCTCATGCTCGAAGCCCGGGGCGAGGTGAAGCCCGGGGCACGCGTCGCGATGCGAGTCACGTCACCGGACGGCTCGGGAAAGCGGTACGGCTTCAACGCCACGCTCGTGCGCGCCGAGCCTGGCGTGGCGCTCGAATGGAAGGGCGGCGTGCCAGGAGTGCTGAGCGGCCTGCACTACTTCCGCCTGTCCCCCGACGGCACGGGGACGCGACTGGTCCACGGCGAGGACTTCTCTGGCTTCATCGTCACGCTCATGGGCCGCAAGCGAATCGAAGGCTTCCGCCCCGCGTACGAAGGCCTCAACCACGCGCTGGCGGCGCGGCTGCGCACGCGCGCCGCCGCGCCATGA
- a CDS encoding type 2 lanthipeptide synthetase LanM family protein, with product MAETPGSGWFERPVVKLVEPFLAGLGARLGAVRGLGAAERNVVCAAATARLNERAQLLLNRLLLLELHAATMTGRLDAPDERERWAQFLDLSCTTAFDEHLRRRYPTLYARLATLCQFHSDAVLTLAQRFAADREALVELPGAPGGELRALTLGAGDSHRGGQAVARLDLAYGTVMYKPRSVQVDSALESVLERIFDGTLDSERIRVPRVLARDGYGWTEFVEHRYCDGDAELSRFYRNLGHWLAVMRLVGGTDLHSENLVAHGPVPVVVDAESLFAPDPPVPPSQRGQAVDAAAELIRRTVLRTGLLPVRSSGLLMAGLDISAAGALPEQQPKVPVPTIVDGGTSAARLGMTEIELDVAKNHPSPKPVLSLYWDEVVGGFKDLTERLRRMDASVGAASLLSPFAGCEVRRVRRPTQAYVEVIRMLWHPASLHDEPTAMTRARDILRRNAEVTPGAPTEPSLLEQEVTDMLAGDVPFFTAHVDEALITETVAGWRSADFSLEEMTIQGTLVTAYLNELAPQPRDKVPPSPKPERLDRRRRTLAATLVRQLQDAAVRGSDGTVTWISPVLAEHGWAIRPLEANVYSGQGGVAVCLAEYLHEVRHGRADEVAGVEDTLRGALVVLRATEDVVPTKRLGAFLGVASQVWTWSTLHDLLGEPWMLERARARARVLEQRMPEEDRLLDMLDGSAGVIVPLLNLAEQTGEERWLHVAVAAGRRLEDSATRDSEGARWCTSMFPEGIGGFAHGATGFGWALARLGLSGAGTEFERKRWLHLAERAFDFEESLYRQEPGNWLDARTGVGVRFLTNWCHGSTGIGLAACDLHVRTRESRHLDVATRACAAGLREGFGWSHTLCHGDLGMWELLNAGARLDPGALTPDHDAWDAAILSGLEEHGPVGGWSKDAFTPGLMPGMGGIIHLLLRMHPESHLASPLLLSRRGSVPG from the coding sequence ATGGCCGAGACTCCTGGTTCGGGTTGGTTCGAGCGTCCCGTGGTCAAGCTGGTGGAACCGTTCCTGGCGGGACTCGGCGCAAGGCTCGGTGCGGTGCGAGGCCTGGGCGCGGCCGAGCGGAACGTCGTGTGCGCGGCCGCAACGGCGCGCCTGAACGAGCGAGCCCAGTTGCTCCTGAACCGGCTCCTCCTCCTGGAGCTCCATGCCGCGACGATGACGGGAAGGCTGGACGCGCCCGACGAGCGCGAGCGCTGGGCCCAGTTCCTCGACCTCTCGTGCACGACCGCGTTCGACGAGCACCTGCGTCGCCGCTACCCCACGCTGTACGCGCGGCTCGCGACGCTCTGCCAGTTCCACTCCGACGCCGTGTTGACGCTGGCGCAGCGCTTCGCCGCCGACCGCGAGGCCCTCGTCGAGCTGCCCGGTGCTCCGGGAGGAGAATTGCGCGCGCTCACGCTCGGCGCGGGGGACTCGCACCGGGGCGGTCAGGCCGTGGCGCGGCTGGACCTCGCGTACGGCACGGTGATGTACAAGCCGAGGTCCGTCCAGGTGGACAGCGCGCTGGAGTCGGTGCTGGAGCGAATCTTCGACGGCACGCTCGACTCGGAGCGCATCCGCGTGCCGCGCGTGCTGGCGCGCGACGGCTACGGCTGGACGGAGTTCGTCGAGCACCGCTACTGCGACGGCGACGCCGAGCTGTCCCGCTTCTACCGGAACCTCGGCCACTGGCTCGCGGTGATGCGCCTGGTGGGCGGCACGGACCTGCACTCGGAGAACCTGGTGGCGCACGGGCCGGTGCCCGTGGTGGTGGACGCGGAGAGCCTCTTCGCGCCGGACCCTCCGGTGCCTCCTTCGCAGCGGGGACAGGCGGTGGATGCCGCCGCCGAGCTCATCCGCCGCACCGTGCTGCGCACGGGCCTGCTGCCCGTCCGTTCCAGCGGGCTGCTCATGGCCGGCCTGGACATCTCCGCGGCGGGTGCGCTGCCGGAGCAGCAGCCGAAGGTTCCCGTGCCCACCATCGTCGATGGTGGCACCAGCGCCGCGCGCCTCGGGATGACCGAGATTGAGCTGGACGTGGCCAAGAATCACCCGAGCCCGAAGCCGGTGCTCTCGCTCTACTGGGACGAGGTCGTCGGAGGTTTCAAGGACCTCACCGAGCGGCTGAGGCGGATGGATGCCAGCGTCGGGGCCGCGTCGCTGCTGAGCCCCTTCGCCGGCTGCGAGGTGCGGCGCGTGCGCCGGCCGACGCAGGCCTATGTCGAGGTCATCCGGATGCTGTGGCACCCGGCCTCGCTGCACGACGAGCCCACGGCCATGACACGGGCGCGCGACATCCTGCGCCGCAACGCGGAGGTGACGCCCGGCGCGCCGACCGAGCCTTCGCTCCTCGAGCAGGAAGTCACGGACATGCTCGCGGGAGACGTGCCCTTCTTCACGGCTCACGTCGATGAAGCGCTCATCACCGAGACGGTCGCGGGGTGGCGCTCGGCGGACTTCAGCCTGGAGGAGATGACCATCCAGGGGACGCTGGTGACGGCGTACCTCAACGAGCTGGCGCCGCAGCCGCGCGACAAGGTGCCTCCCAGCCCGAAGCCGGAGCGGTTGGACCGGCGCCGCAGGACGCTGGCCGCGACGCTCGTGAGACAGCTCCAGGACGCGGCCGTGCGCGGCTCGGACGGGACGGTGACGTGGATAAGCCCCGTGCTCGCCGAGCATGGCTGGGCCATCCGCCCGCTGGAGGCCAACGTCTACAGCGGGCAGGGCGGCGTCGCCGTCTGCCTCGCGGAGTACCTGCACGAGGTGCGGCACGGCCGCGCGGACGAGGTGGCGGGCGTGGAGGACACGCTGCGCGGCGCGCTCGTGGTGCTGCGGGCGACGGAGGACGTGGTGCCCACGAAGCGGCTCGGCGCTTTCCTGGGCGTGGCCTCGCAGGTGTGGACCTGGAGCACGCTGCACGACTTGCTGGGCGAGCCATGGATGCTGGAGCGGGCCCGGGCTCGCGCGCGGGTGCTGGAGCAGCGGATGCCCGAGGAGGACCGCCTGCTGGACATGCTGGACGGCTCGGCGGGCGTCATCGTGCCGCTGCTCAACCTGGCCGAGCAGACCGGTGAGGAGCGGTGGCTGCATGTCGCCGTCGCGGCGGGACGCAGGCTGGAGGACTCGGCGACGCGGGACTCGGAGGGCGCGCGGTGGTGTACGTCGATGTTCCCCGAGGGCATCGGTGGCTTTGCGCATGGCGCGACGGGCTTCGGCTGGGCGCTCGCGCGGCTGGGGCTCAGCGGAGCGGGCACGGAGTTCGAGCGCAAGCGGTGGTTGCACCTGGCGGAGCGCGCCTTCGACTTCGAGGAGTCGCTCTACCGGCAGGAGCCGGGCAACTGGCTCGATGCGCGCACGGGCGTGGGCGTCCGGTTCCTCACCAACTGGTGCCATGGCAGCACGGGCATCGGGCTGGCGGCGTGTGACCTCCACGTGCGCACGCGGGAGTCACGCCACCTGGACGTGGCGACGCGCGCGTGTGCGGCGGGGCTGCGCGAGGGCTTCGGCTGGAGCCACACGCTCTGCCATGGCGACCTCGGAATGTGGGAGTTGCTCAATGCCGGCGCGCGCCTGGACCCGGGCGCGCTCACACCGGACCACGACGCGTGGGACGCCGCGATTCTCTCCGGCCTGGAGGAGCATGGGCCCGTGGGTGGCTGGTCGAAGGATGCCTTCACTCCGGGGCTGATGCCCGGCATGGGCGGCATCATCCACCTGCTGCTGCGCATGCACCCGGAGAGTCACCTCGCGTCGCCATTGCTGCTGAGCCGGCGCGGGTCCGTCCCGGGGTGA
- a CDS encoding DUF6229 family protein, which yields MPKMTDAHVDAILAGWLSGSESVDGLANPAGPLYVGGTATEAALTDAAPMMGTGCSICTASRPVVCC from the coding sequence ATGCCGAAGATGACGGATGCTCACGTGGATGCGATTCTGGCTGGCTGGCTCTCGGGCTCCGAGAGCGTTGACGGTCTGGCCAACCCTGCGGGGCCGCTGTACGTCGGTGGCACCGCGACCGAGGCCGCGCTCACCGACGCGGCCCCGATGATGGGCACCGGCTGTAGCATCTGCACGGCCTCGCGCCCTGTCGTCTGCTGCTGA
- a CDS encoding cupin domain-containing protein has product MPLMNLVSEGAALPQAWRSRVLGKVGPANVKVLRMDALPLEEESHPYDEALLVLDGVMELSVSGVPTTVRAGELYLVEARTPHTVREGSEGTLVIIDL; this is encoded by the coding sequence ATGCCCTTGATGAACCTCGTGTCGGAAGGTGCCGCGCTGCCGCAGGCGTGGCGCTCGCGTGTGCTGGGGAAGGTGGGCCCGGCGAACGTGAAGGTGTTGCGGATGGATGCGCTGCCGCTCGAAGAGGAGTCGCATCCGTACGACGAAGCGCTGCTGGTGCTGGACGGAGTCATGGAGCTGTCGGTGTCCGGTGTGCCCACCACGGTGCGCGCTGGCGAGCTGTATCTCGTGGAGGCCCGGACACCGCACACGGTGCGAGAGGGCAGCGAGGGGACGCTGGTCATCATCGACCTTTAG
- a CDS encoding peroxiredoxin-like family protein, translating into MHGSPAHNPFPEELLNEPLTQPEGRKLAPGAVVLARELETLAGQRVRIPDANRRVHLQFRRFAGCPVCNLHLHTFVRRHDALERAGIQEVVVFHSTAEDLQPHAGRLPFAVIADPDKWLYTEFGAESAPRALLDPRAWWPILRAVFHSLVSIIRDGSPVPPTNPRGGRFGLPADFLIASDGRVLACKYGQHVDDQWSVDEVLKLAESTARETR; encoded by the coding sequence ATGCACGGTTCCCCTGCACACAATCCCTTTCCGGAAGAGCTGCTGAACGAACCGCTCACGCAACCCGAGGGAAGGAAGCTGGCCCCAGGCGCGGTCGTTCTCGCTCGGGAATTGGAGACCCTCGCCGGACAGCGCGTCCGCATTCCGGACGCCAATCGGCGGGTCCATCTCCAGTTCCGACGCTTCGCCGGCTGCCCCGTGTGCAACCTGCACCTGCACACCTTCGTGCGCCGGCATGATGCGCTCGAGAGAGCGGGCATCCAGGAGGTCGTCGTGTTCCACTCCACGGCGGAAGACCTGCAACCACACGCTGGACGGCTGCCGTTCGCCGTCATCGCGGACCCGGACAAGTGGCTCTACACGGAGTTCGGCGCGGAGTCCGCCCCACGAGCCCTGCTCGACCCGAGGGCCTGGTGGCCCATTCTCCGGGCGGTGTTCCACAGCCTCGTGTCCATCATCCGCGATGGAAGCCCCGTTCCTCCCACGAATCCGCGAGGCGGCCGGTTCGGGCTCCCAGCCGACTTCCTCATCGCGAGCGACGGCCGCGTCCTTGCCTGCAAATATGGCCAGCACGTCGATGACCAGTGGTCGGTGGACGAAGTGCTGAAGCTCGCGGAGTCCACTGCCCGGGAGACACGCTGA
- a CDS encoding class I SAM-dependent methyltransferase encodes MTLHPSRALRETHAFVEPLLAGRRRVLDVGCGRGELAALLASAGHDVTAIDVKLPPERVVAPGVTWHETGFLGFEAAPFDAILFVTSLHHITPLADVVEHARRLLVTGGLLIAEEFSVEAPDAATARWYFETQELLAAADRYPASRIHGTPSTEPVSRWREEHAHDGEALTEGRRMKEELGRRFELLGAREGPYLYRYIAAGTAAHCGAETPVAEAIIAHIYEAEQRGIDAGALKPVGLRLWARRPA; translated from the coding sequence ATGACGCTCCATCCGAGCCGGGCCTTGAGAGAGACGCACGCCTTCGTCGAGCCGTTGCTGGCCGGACGCCGCCGCGTGCTCGACGTGGGCTGTGGACGTGGAGAGCTCGCCGCCCTGCTCGCAAGCGCGGGCCATGACGTGACGGCCATCGACGTCAAGCTGCCTCCGGAGCGAGTCGTCGCGCCAGGAGTCACGTGGCACGAGACAGGGTTCCTCGGTTTCGAGGCGGCTCCATTCGACGCCATCCTCTTCGTGACGTCGCTGCACCACATCACTCCGCTCGCCGACGTCGTCGAGCACGCGCGGCGTCTCCTCGTCACGGGAGGCCTGCTCATCGCGGAGGAGTTCTCCGTCGAGGCGCCGGATGCCGCCACCGCGCGCTGGTACTTCGAGACCCAGGAACTGCTCGCCGCGGCGGACCGCTACCCGGCCTCGCGCATCCACGGCACGCCGTCCACGGAGCCCGTGTCACGGTGGCGCGAAGAACATGCGCACGATGGCGAAGCGCTCACGGAGGGACGACGGATGAAGGAGGAGCTCGGCCGGCGGTTCGAGCTGCTCGGAGCGCGCGAGGGTCCGTACCTCTACCGCTACATCGCAGCGGGCACGGCCGCGCACTGCGGAGCGGAAACTCCTGTCGCGGAAGCCATCATCGCGCACATCTACGAAGCAGAGCAGCGAGGCATCGACGCGGGCGCGTTGAAGCCGGTAGGCCTGCGCCTCTGGGCCCGGCGCCCCGCGTGA
- a CDS encoding DUF3667 domain-containing protein, giving the protein MSVAQPSPQPEVVAVPVAPSEPCADCGVALTGPYCAQCGAKRFTRDEQRFTPYMKQLLLERLHLDGRLWKSLWLLVTRPGFLTVEAHSGRFGPYVSARKLFLLVGTVYFLFGSGTFFRMDVMLGENAQRYQTFVEHSARELGVEPTVHREHLEARFQRVNKLAQLGSVVLLAGVLPLLYRRPRRYFGEHLTFALHASVFRFLIGAVGQQVHLLVGTWLPSILLVNTVFLVYFAVALRRVYGGSWPASWGKALVLCLVSILTVFLSIAAGMTSVFIQWLPG; this is encoded by the coding sequence ATGTCCGTCGCCCAGCCGTCACCGCAGCCCGAGGTTGTTGCCGTCCCGGTCGCTCCCTCGGAGCCCTGTGCTGACTGTGGCGTCGCGCTGACCGGTCCCTACTGCGCGCAGTGCGGCGCGAAGCGCTTCACTCGCGACGAGCAGCGTTTCACGCCGTACATGAAGCAGTTGCTGCTGGAGCGCCTGCACCTGGACGGCCGGCTATGGAAGAGCCTGTGGCTGCTCGTTACGCGCCCCGGCTTCCTCACGGTGGAGGCGCACTCGGGGCGCTTCGGTCCGTATGTGTCGGCGCGGAAGTTGTTCCTGCTCGTCGGCACCGTCTACTTCCTCTTCGGCAGCGGGACGTTCTTCCGGATGGATGTGATGCTGGGTGAGAACGCCCAGCGCTACCAGACCTTCGTCGAGCACTCCGCGCGCGAGCTGGGCGTGGAGCCCACCGTGCACCGCGAGCACCTGGAGGCGCGCTTCCAGCGGGTCAACAAGCTCGCGCAGCTCGGAAGCGTGGTGTTGCTGGCTGGAGTGCTGCCGCTGCTCTACCGCCGGCCACGCCGCTACTTCGGCGAGCACCTCACCTTCGCGCTGCATGCATCGGTATTCCGGTTCCTCATCGGGGCCGTCGGCCAGCAGGTCCACCTGCTCGTGGGCACGTGGCTGCCGAGCATCCTGCTGGTCAATACCGTGTTCCTCGTCTACTTCGCCGTGGCCCTGAGGCGCGTGTACGGCGGTTCGTGGCCGGCGTCGTGGGGCAAGGCCCTCGTGCTGTGCCTCGTTTCCATCCTCACGGTGTTCTTGAGCATTGCCGCGGGCATGACCAGCGTCTTCATCCAGTGGCTCCCGGGCTGA
- a CDS encoding ABC transporter ATP-binding protein, which produces MSESRTQPKGTLRVTERVVQSGGMPGRGPFAGGMVGQKATDFGGSAQRLMARLRPSRVKLLVVFNLAVLSVLLSALGPRILGRATDLIFAGLLGKQLPAQLGKEAALAALRARGQERFADLLSTLPVVPGQGVDFGAVARVIQWVLVLYVASSLFAWIQGLILNDVVQAAVRQLRADVEAKLHRLPLSYFDLQPRGELLSRVTNDIDNIGQSMQQTLSQLLNSLLTVIAVIVMMVTTSWTLALVALLSVPATMVVSGAIMKRSKGKFVDQWRQTGALNAHIEEAFTGQSLVKVFGRQPEAVRTFEALNAQVFASSFGAQFVSGLIMPMTWFLGNVNYVVIAVLGGVRVASGALSLGEVQAFIQYVRQVTHPLTQVASSANLLQSGVASAERVFELLDAQEEPPELAATLVSGGRGEVVFEQVSFRYEAQTPLLEGLSLVAKPGQTVAIVGPTGAGKTTLVNLMMRFYDVSGGRILLDGVDIQSMRRADLRARIGMVLQDTWLFHGTIRDNIAYGRPDATDEEILDAARATFVDRFVQALPNRYDTIVEEDGGNLSAGERQLITIARAFLANPALLILDEATSSVDTRTELLLQHAMAALRAERTSFVIAHRLSTIRDADLILVMEKGAIVEQGTHEALLQRGGAYAALYDAQFAAAAAA; this is translated from the coding sequence ATGAGCGAGTCCAGGACGCAGCCCAAGGGAACGCTGCGGGTCACCGAGCGTGTCGTCCAGTCCGGCGGGATGCCGGGACGTGGCCCCTTCGCTGGCGGCATGGTGGGCCAGAAGGCCACGGACTTCGGGGGCTCGGCACAGCGGCTGATGGCGCGCTTGAGGCCTTCGCGCGTCAAGCTCCTTGTCGTCTTCAACCTGGCGGTGCTGTCGGTCCTGCTGTCCGCGCTCGGACCTCGTATCCTGGGCCGTGCGACGGACCTCATCTTCGCGGGGCTGCTGGGCAAGCAGCTCCCGGCGCAGCTGGGCAAGGAGGCGGCGCTCGCGGCACTCCGCGCCCGGGGCCAGGAGCGCTTCGCGGATCTCCTCTCCACGCTGCCCGTGGTGCCGGGACAGGGCGTGGACTTTGGTGCCGTCGCGCGGGTCATCCAGTGGGTGCTGGTGCTCTATGTCGCCTCCTCCCTCTTTGCATGGATCCAGGGCCTCATCCTGAATGACGTGGTGCAGGCGGCGGTGCGGCAGCTTCGTGCGGACGTGGAAGCCAAGCTGCACCGGTTGCCGTTGAGCTATTTCGATCTCCAGCCTCGAGGCGAGCTCCTCAGCCGCGTCACCAACGACATCGACAACATCGGTCAGTCGATGCAGCAGACACTGAGTCAGCTCTTGAACTCGCTGCTGACCGTGATTGCCGTCATCGTGATGATGGTCACGACCTCCTGGACGCTGGCGCTCGTGGCCCTGCTCAGCGTGCCCGCCACGATGGTGGTGAGCGGGGCCATCATGAAGCGCTCCAAGGGCAAGTTCGTGGACCAGTGGCGCCAGACGGGGGCGCTCAACGCGCACATCGAGGAGGCCTTCACGGGCCAGTCCCTGGTGAAGGTGTTCGGCCGTCAGCCGGAGGCCGTGCGGACCTTCGAAGCACTCAACGCGCAGGTCTTCGCGTCGAGCTTCGGTGCACAGTTCGTGTCGGGCCTCATCATGCCGATGACGTGGTTCCTCGGGAACGTGAACTACGTGGTGATCGCGGTGCTCGGGGGAGTGCGTGTCGCAAGTGGTGCGCTGAGCCTGGGAGAAGTGCAGGCCTTCATTCAGTACGTCCGTCAAGTCACGCATCCACTGACCCAGGTTGCGTCCTCGGCGAACCTGCTCCAATCCGGTGTGGCGTCCGCGGAGCGGGTCTTCGAGCTCCTCGATGCGCAGGAGGAGCCGCCGGAGCTCGCCGCCACGCTCGTCAGCGGCGGTCGCGGTGAGGTCGTGTTCGAGCAGGTCTCCTTCCGCTACGAGGCCCAGACGCCGCTCCTCGAAGGGCTGTCGCTGGTGGCGAAGCCCGGCCAGACGGTGGCAATCGTGGGGCCCACGGGCGCGGGGAAGACGACGCTCGTGAACCTGATGATGCGCTTCTACGACGTGAGTGGAGGGCGGATCCTGCTCGATGGCGTGGACATCCAGTCGATGCGCCGGGCGGACCTGCGCGCGCGGATCGGCATGGTGCTCCAGGACACGTGGCTCTTCCACGGCACGATCCGGGACAACATCGCCTACGGACGTCCGGATGCAACAGACGAGGAGATTCTCGATGCGGCGCGAGCCACCTTCGTGGATCGCTTCGTCCAGGCTCTGCCGAATCGCTACGACACGATCGTCGAGGAAGACGGCGGAAATCTGAGCGCAGGAGAGCGCCAGCTCATCACGATTGCCCGCGCGTTCCTCGCCAACCCCGCCCTGCTCATCCTCGATGAGGCCACCAGCTCCGTCGACACGCGCACCGAGCTCCTGTTGCAGCACGCGATGGCCGCACTCCGCGCCGAGCGCACGAGCTTCGTCATCGCCCACCGGCTGTCGACGATTCGCGACGCGGATCTCATCCTGGTGATGGAGAAGGGAGCCATCGTCGAGCAGGGGACGCACGAGGCCCTCTTGCAGCGCGGTGGTGCCTACGCGGCACTCTACGACGCCCAGTTCGCCGCCGCTGCGGCCGCCTGA
- a CDS encoding ABC transporter ATP-binding protein — protein MSGGGEPAFDAGRNRRHRAAWCARVALPFPEAMMLLRLLRSHLAPYVGWLGWVVVLQFLGTMASLYLPSLNAQIIDQGVAQGDTGLILQLGAAMLGVSVVQILCSAGAVFFGAKAAMAFGRDLRATIFRKVLDFSHQELGRFGAPSLITRTTNDVQQVQMLVLMSCTMMVSAPIMVVGGVLMAMREDLQLSWSLAACIPALFLSVGYLISRMVPGFRRMQPKIDAVNRILREQITGMRVVRAFVREPVETQRFAEANGALTEVALYTGRFMATIFPVVLLIVNVSNVGVLWFGGHRVDQGLMQVGALTAFLAYLVQILMSVMMGTFMLMMVPRASVCADRISEVLDTRPLVAPPEAPRSELPRRAELTFAGVGFRYPGAAAPILERLDFTARAGQTLAIIGSTGSGKSTLVNLVPRLFDATAGQVLVDGVDVRELQPEVLWSRIGLVPQKAYLFSGSVASNLRYGKPDATDAELWEALEVAQARDFVEALPGKLEAPIAQGGTNLSGGQRQRLAIARALVRRAEIYLFDDAFSALDTATDARLRRALRPWTRDAAVIVVAQRVSSILDADEILVLDHGEIVGRGRHEKLLVTCQTYQEIASSQADAKEAA, from the coding sequence GTGTCCGGAGGGGGGGAGCCAGCTTTCGACGCCGGGCGAAATCGTCGACACCGTGCTGCATGGTGCGCTCGTGTCGCCCTCCCTTTCCCCGAGGCAATGATGCTGCTGCGTCTCTTGAGATCGCACCTGGCCCCGTACGTCGGCTGGCTGGGCTGGGTCGTGGTGCTGCAGTTCCTCGGCACCATGGCATCGCTGTACCTGCCGAGCCTGAACGCCCAAATCATCGACCAGGGTGTGGCCCAGGGTGACACGGGCCTCATCCTTCAGCTGGGCGCGGCGATGCTGGGCGTGTCCGTGGTGCAGATCCTCTGCAGCGCGGGAGCGGTGTTCTTCGGGGCGAAGGCGGCGATGGCCTTCGGTCGCGATCTGCGCGCCACCATCTTCCGCAAGGTCCTCGACTTCTCCCACCAGGAACTCGGTCGTTTCGGTGCACCCTCGCTCATCACGCGGACGACGAACGATGTGCAACAGGTCCAGATGTTGGTCCTGATGAGCTGCACCATGATGGTGTCCGCGCCCATCATGGTCGTGGGGGGTGTGCTGATGGCGATGCGCGAGGACCTGCAGCTGTCCTGGTCGCTCGCAGCCTGCATCCCCGCCCTCTTCCTCTCGGTGGGGTACCTGATCTCGCGGATGGTGCCCGGGTTCCGGCGGATGCAGCCGAAGATAGACGCGGTGAACCGCATCCTGCGCGAGCAGATCACCGGCATGCGCGTGGTCCGCGCCTTCGTCCGTGAGCCCGTGGAGACGCAGCGCTTCGCCGAGGCCAATGGCGCGCTGACCGAGGTCGCGCTGTACACGGGTCGGTTCATGGCCACGATCTTTCCGGTGGTACTGCTGATCGTGAACGTCTCGAACGTGGGGGTGCTGTGGTTCGGTGGCCACCGCGTGGATCAGGGCCTCATGCAGGTGGGCGCGTTGACCGCGTTCCTCGCATATCTGGTGCAGATCCTGATGTCGGTGATGATGGGCACCTTCATGCTGATGATGGTGCCGCGGGCCTCGGTCTGTGCAGATCGCATCTCGGAGGTGCTCGACACCCGGCCTCTCGTTGCTCCGCCGGAGGCCCCTCGCTCCGAGCTCCCGCGCCGCGCGGAGCTCACGTTCGCCGGTGTCGGCTTTCGTTACCCGGGTGCCGCCGCGCCCATTCTCGAGAGACTCGACTTCACGGCCCGCGCCGGACAGACGTTGGCCATCATCGGCTCCACCGGCTCCGGCAAGAGCACGCTCGTGAACCTGGTGCCTCGCCTGTTCGATGCGACCGCGGGACAGGTCCTGGTCGATGGGGTGGACGTGCGCGAGCTGCAGCCGGAGGTGCTGTGGAGCCGTATCGGCCTCGTGCCCCAGAAGGCGTATCTGTTCTCGGGGAGCGTCGCCTCCAACCTGCGCTACGGCAAGCCGGACGCCACCGACGCCGAGCTCTGGGAGGCGCTCGAAGTCGCCCAGGCACGGGACTTCGTCGAGGCCCTCCCGGGAAAGCTCGAAGCACCGATTGCCCAGGGAGGAACGAACCTCTCAGGGGGACAGCGCCAGCGCCTCGCCATTGCCAGGGCGCTCGTGCGTCGCGCGGAGATATACCTCTTCGACGACGCGTTCTCGGCGCTCGACACCGCGACGGATGCGAGGCTGCGTCGCGCGCTCCGTCCCTGGACCCGCGACGCGGCGGTCATCGTGGTGGCCCAACGCGTGTCGAGCATCCTGGACGCGGATGAAATCCTCGTCCTCGACCATGGCGAAATCGTCGGCCGTGGTCGCCACGAGAAGCTCCTCGTGACGTGCCAGACGTATCAGGAGATCGCCAGCTCCCAGGCTGATGCGAAGGAGGCCGCATGA